AACTCCGGTCGAGTACTTTCCGACTCAGCTCTGCTGGAATGGCTTACCAGAAACTACATTCGCGGGCATGTACCGGTCTGCGGAAGGAACTATTACAGGCCCCGCCTATCAATTTTCAGAAAAATCTCAGTCCATCACAAATCTACCGATTCTAAAATGGGGCACAAAGAGTCTCAGAGCTGACTGGTCTCGTCAAAACCCCAATCTGCTCGAGTCTCGTCTGACGGGAAACAGTTTAGGCCAACTCTCTGGAACACTCACACATCAGTTTTCGGGTCCCCTGAAAGAGTGGGTGCTTGCCTATGGAAATCGAGTCTATCTGCCGATTGTAAAGCCCGATCAGCTTGAAGATTCTTTCATTCCCTCCGATCAGACCTGGGATATTAATAGCTCCCGAGTTGAATCACGAAACATCAAGGGATACCTGACCCGAGCCGTCTCGCGCCGGATTGAACAAAAAGGGCAGCACAATGCCACTATTGTGACCGTGCAAACCGACTATGACCCGTTCTCCAAAAACACATACGAAATCCTGAAAATGCTGTCTTACTACGAAATGTCAGGCGGCTTTGGATATACCAGGCTTTCAAATCTCTCAGCAAAACAACTGGATCTGTCCGAGCAATTACGTTTGGGAAGAGCCGTTTTATTCGCCAGACTGGATACGCCACTCAGCCAGGTGCAAATTGATGAGCAACAACTCGATCAGAAGCAACAAAGTACATATATTAGAGTGGTCATCCCCGTTAAGAAATCAACAGACATCCAATATGAATTACCTTCGCTGGATAAAAAAGACGATCAGCCGAAGGATCAGAAGGACACACCTTCCGGGAGCGATAAAGAGTGATTGAAACACGCAATTTAACCAAACGTTATGGCGACTTGATCGCTGTCAACAATATCAACCTGAGCTTGGGAGAAGGCGATGTCTTTGGTTTTATCGGCCCCAATGGCTCCGGTAAAACCACCACCATGCGGATGATCGCCACACTGCTCAGCCCCGATTACGGTGAAGCATACGTTTGTGGGAAATCGATCTATACGCATCCCGAAGAAATCCGAAGGCTCGTCGGCTTCATGCCTGACTTCTTTGGTGTCTACGATGATATGACCGTTCTGGAATATCTTGAATTTTTTGCTTCCGCCTACCGAATCAAAGGACCACAGCGTCGGAAAGTCTGCGAAGAAAAACTGGAACTGGTCGACATGACCTTCAAGCGAGACGCGATGGTTAATCAGCTCTCTCGCGGACAGACGCAACGCATCGGCCTGGCGCGCGTCCTGCTGCACGAACCCCAGGTTCTTTTGCTCGATGAACCAGCCAGTGGTCTCGACCCACGTGCGCGAATCGAAATCCGCAATCTACTGAAACGCCTAGGAGAACTCAAGAAAACAGTGATCGTCTCCAGTCACATTCTGCCCGAACTGGCTGACGTCTGTACGCGCGTCGGAATGATCGAAAAAGGCAATCTGATCGTAGACGATAACGTGGACGAAGTCATGAAAAAAGCAAGGCAGCGGATTCTGCTCTACGTCGGCGTGAGCGAAAATACAGAAAAAGCCGCCGCCCTGCTTGAGTCTCATGATCTGGTATCAGACATTGAAATCCAAAATAATGTCATGCTGGTCACTCTGCAAAATGATGTTAAAGATTATACTTTCCTTCCCTCGCTGTTGATCAATGAGGGGTTCAAGCTGAACTTGTTCCGCGAAGAGGAAATCAATCTGGAAACAGCATTCATGGAATTGACCAAAGGTCTGGTCCAATAACACCACTCAGCCGTTTCTTATTTCTTTTTGGCAGCGGCTCGTTTCGCTTTACGGGCCTCTTCCGCTTTTTTCTCAGCTGCTTTCACCTCTGATTCGGGCTTTCGTTTCTGTTGCAGCAGCCATTCGTAAACCTTCGGATTGTTATACGTCTCCGTCCACGAATCGTGGCCTGCTTCCGGATAAATCGTGAAAGAAACATCCGCATCCGCTTTTTTCAACACATCCACAAGTACCTGGGAACGCTCCAGGGGGACGGCTCCGTCTTTAGCTCCGTGGAACACCCAGATCGGGACATGCTTGATTTTTTTAACCCAGAATTTTTCTCCCCCGCCACAAATGGGTACCAAAGCCGCAAACCGGTAAGGAGTATAAGCGGCCAGAGACCATGTCCCAAACCCGCCCATGCTTAATCCGGTCACATAAATGCGATCTTTATCGACACGATATTTCTTTTCCACTTCATCTAACAAGGCGGTTAACTCGACTGGCTGCCAGAGTTGGTCTTTCGGGCATTGGGGAGAAACGACAATAAAGGGAAACTGCTTTCCGCTTTTGGCCAGTTTTGGCGGCCCATGCACGGTAACCAGATCCAGATTGTCCCCGCGTTCCCCTGCACCGTGCAGAAATAACACCAGCGGCCATTTTTCTTTTTGCTCATAATCTTTCGGCAAATAAATCAGATAGTCCATTTTGACCGGA
This genomic interval from Gimesia alba contains the following:
- a CDS encoding carboxylesterase family protein yields the protein MLRKMRPGLLALFVLVGLSAVQAEETAKSGTQGAAELNTTIPVKMDYLIYLPKDYEQKEKWPLVLFLHGAGERGDNLDLVTVHGPPKLAKSGKQFPFIVVSPQCPKDQLWQPVELTALLDEVEKKYRVDKDRIYVTGLSMGGFGTWSLAAYTPYRFAALVPICGGGEKFWVKKIKHVPIWVFHGAKDGAVPLERSQVLVDVLKKADADVSFTIYPEAGHDSWTETYNNPKVYEWLLQQKRKPESEVKAAEKKAEEARKAKRAAAKKK
- a CDS encoding ABC transporter ATP-binding protein, which produces MIETRNLTKRYGDLIAVNNINLSLGEGDVFGFIGPNGSGKTTTMRMIATLLSPDYGEAYVCGKSIYTHPEEIRRLVGFMPDFFGVYDDMTVLEYLEFFASAYRIKGPQRRKVCEEKLELVDMTFKRDAMVNQLSRGQTQRIGLARVLLHEPQVLLLDEPASGLDPRARIEIRNLLKRLGELKKTVIVSSHILPELADVCTRVGMIEKGNLIVDDNVDEVMKKARQRILLYVGVSENTEKAAALLESHDLVSDIEIQNNVMLVTLQNDVKDYTFLPSLLINEGFKLNLFREEEINLETAFMELTKGLVQ